The Heyndrickxia acidicola sequence CGACAATGAACATGTAAAAAATGCTCGTTTCTTAAAGGAGAAGTCATATGGATAGAATCAGCTGTCTCAATCTAAAGAGGATAACACCAAGAATGCGGAGATTAAAATGGTTTGATGGGATTTAATAATGAAGGATGCCCTTGCAGATGACAGCCTGCAGCCTCACCTTGGAAAAGCCGAGATCCGACATGGAAGAAAAAAAGTTCCAGCGGGAAGAAATTTGAAGGTTTTTAAAGCTGAGGTTTCGTTTACCGAAAATTTATATAATGGTGGTTTAGGAGCCTTCGCGGCGTTGTGCTCCAGCATGGTCCTCCTTAACCCACCCTTCCCGAAGGAGTCTCACGTCTGTCGCACCATGGGATTCTGATCCATAGAAGGCTTTAGAAATGACATCTGCTTGGGTCTCTTCATCCAGCCTGGTAATTTCACTCATTCTCTGTTGAGACAGTGGCTGAGAGATGTTACGAGGTATTTTCGCTTTTTTTATAAGAGCTGTTTTGACAAGTTAAGGCATTTATCCAAAAAGTTACGGCATTTAATGAGATTTTCACCGCATTCCTTTGAAAAGCTACTGCATTTATTTCAATAATAAATGTATTATGTTAAAAGTTGATGTGTTCATACATGATCGACTCTAATCGATCGGTCACGGCGTTGCATAATTATGGGCAAGTCTGGCATTATCCGTCATTAACAACATTTTCTTTATTTTCCACAACATTCTTTCCACTCTTTGCAACAATACTCATTTTACATTCAACATTTTGAATGATGAGCATCCAGGACCACATAGCCCTGGATGCATTTTTCTTAATAAACGGCATAAAGGTACAGTTTCATTGTCCTTACTTTAGTGGAATCCAAATTTCAGAGTATAAATCCGGGCTCGCAGGATCTTCATCCGAATATACTTCCAATTCAGGAGTTCCCGCGTGCTCATAAGAATTCGATGGAAACCACTCTGAAAATATTTGTTTCCAAGCGTTTTGCATCGCATCCGGCATAGGGCCATGAACCTCAAAGACTCCCCATTTAGAAGCTGGGATATCCAGCATTGATAATCCTTCTGGAGTTTGCCCGTCATATTCAGTCGCTATCCAATATTCCATTAGATGTTCGGGTGAACCATCCTTCTTGGCTGCACACACACCAAGTACACCTCGCAGCTTCCCATTGTTGAGTTTGAAAAGGAGATCGTTTGTACCGTCGTAATGAGCCTCATCCCACATTTTAGGTATTCCGTTTAGGTTCTCACCATTTACGGTTGAAAATTCCCTCTTTATCCCTACTACCTGAAAACTCTCTCTTTCAACAATTTTGTACCTCATCGGTTCTGCCCCTTTCAGACTCACCTGGATAACCAGGCGGTTACAAGAATTGAGCATTCCGCTTTTCCTGCGGCATCACTAGGGGTGATTCCGTGCTGCCGGCGGAATGCTTTTGAAAAAGCTTCAGGAGTGTCGTAGCCATACTTTAAAGCCAGATCAATAATTTTGTCATTTGTGTTCATTAGCTCTTTTGCTGCTAAGGTTAACCGTCTTCTCCGCAGATATTCCCCAACCGTCACATCCGTCAAGATGGTGAATGTGCGTTGAAAATGAAATGCAGATGAATTTGCTTGTTTTGCAATATCCTCTATTGAGATATCTTCGAGTAAGTGGTCTTCGATATAATTGATTGCCTTCTGTAAAGCTTCAACCCTTCCCATATAGCTCCTCCTTGTTTATATAATACTTGCCAAAGCCATTGAATACCTGTCATTGAATGCTTTGTTCAGACCTTTTTTTAAATCTAGGTTCTGTTATAGGACGCTGTTGTTTTTTAGTTCATTCATAATTTGGCTAATCGCATTTCTTATGAACGGTTTTAGCAGGAATATCGTTTATCTGCTCCAAACACTATAAAATTTAAAATCAGACTTGTCCTTAACGGGTTCCATTTATACTTCTCCATAAAAAAATGCCGCCGAAGCAGCAGGTATATCTATGATCGAACTCTATATTTAGAGCAATTAAACATATATCATATTCGACAAAATGAACTTTTTTCCTTTTTTGCTTTATAAAACATGCTATAGATTCCCATCTCCTAGCATTCTATATACAATTACAGCCGAGTAGTGAAATTTTTGAGAAGATTCTTTATAACAATAGAAAAAATAATTTACCTGAAATTGATGTTTCACCCACCCAGGGAAAATTTCTATCTATGCTTGCAAAAATTAAGGGAGCAAAGAACATCTTGGAAATTGGGACGCTTGGAGGATACAGCACCATTTGGCTTGCACAAGCTCTTCCTGAAGATGGCAGCCTTATTACATTAGAGTTTAATCCCGCTCATGTAAAAGTTGCTCAGGAAAATATTAAAATGGCTGGAGTGGAGGATAAAGTAACAATAATAGAAGGATCTGCACTTGATACCTTGCCGACCCTTCATCATAAACAAGCGGAAGGCTTCGATTTCATTTTTATCGATGCTGATAAACCCAATAATCCTCACTATATAAAATGGGTCCTTCAACTAGCCTCTCCAGGTGCCCTGATTATTGCTGATAATGTCGTCCGAGATGGAAAAGTGGTAAATGAAGACAGCGAGGATGCTAATATTCAAGGTATCAGGGAATTCATTGACATCCTATCATCTGATACGCGTATTGATTCTGTCGGGATTCAAACAGTCGGGCTGAAGGGGTATGATGGTTTTATTATTAGCCGCGTAAAATAGTACATTTTTGTTTTTAAAAGACCTTATCGATTGTAAGCATATAAAAAAATGGATGCGGCGCCTGCATCCATTTTTTTATATGCTCTTTGGCAAAAACCAATCTAAAAAAGTGTCTTTATTACAAAGAATGGCTTCCCAATTCATCGACTCAATGATTGAGCTAATGTTTTTTTCTTTAGCCAAAAATAGAGTAAAACAAGAATCATATACACTCATAAAGGCAAAATCGTTATTTTCATCGGTAAGCAGCAGCTCTCTGTCTGTAATATTACAGATCTCTAACGGAGTCGTATCCTGAATAACCAACTTTCCATTACGGTGGTAGATTGGTTCAGAGAACAATATCGTTTTAGCCTCTTTAGAGCCAAGAACTGACAGGATGTCCTTTAATAATAGAGCTGGCAGGCTGTCTTCCACTGGGATATAAAGGTTAGGCCTATAGATGGAGTTTAGTTGATCCTTTAAATCCTCTCTGGCCTGCTCTTTTCCAAGGGCCCCGAGCGCTGTTTTCAGTGCCAGCTCCATATCTTCATACGTGCTTATTTGGCATTTATCCATTACCGTTCTCCACATAACAGGAGTACCGAAACTCAGTATCTCTTCATCACTGGGATAAATAATTTGATAAGGATACTCCCTTTTTGTGTCTTCCCAGCCATCAGGCATTTTGACAAAAGGATGTAATAAAATTGCCGCAGATTCAAAGGGCTCGGGGAGCTGTTTTAAAATTGATGATGTATTATTGAACTGAATATACTCTAACATCGCTGTTTAAATTCCCTTCTTTTCAAATTCTCTAATCTATTATCCCTTTTAAAGCTTTCTTATTCAACTCCCCTATAGATGGAAAATCTTAAGATTAGTATTGTCCACGCCCTGCTATAAATGTACGAATGATGTGCGTTACCATAGGATTATATTTTTTCTGGCTGCTAGAAGAATAGACAATAACCACATCATAGCTAACGCCATCTTGAATAATCGATTTTTTATATACAATATTGCTTCCAGCTTTATAGGAAATGGCAAACCAATTGCTGCTTACTTTTTGGTAAGAAACAGAACCCGCTGCCTCTGAAAGAGCTTGTGTGAATTCAGATTTTATAGTATCTCCTTCCATCACATTGATGCCAGATGCAGTAATCGTGCAATTTCCATCACTAAACTCCCTGCCATCATTATTTGCAGGAGCAGCACCTTCTTTAAAAGTATCAGGGTATTGTACTGTGAATCCGAAACGTCCATTAAAATATGTTTTATAGGTAAATCCGTTTGGCAGAGAAACCGTTGATTTAACGGTATTATTTTTATTAGCCGTTGTTCTTGTCTGTTTTTCTTTGTTTTTATACGTTTTGATTTGTTTTAATAGCTCCTCTGTTCGATTCTTTTCCTTTGCCAGTCCCGTACTTCCTTTGGTCTTTGCTAAAACTCCTTCTAAGATTCTTTGTGCCTCATCGTATTTCTTCTGGTCAATGTATCCCTCAGCGGTGATGATTTGGCTTTCTGCATTATCCTCTTCTTTTAAAAGAGGCGTTTTTTGCTGCAATGCAGCTGTATGATTCTTTGCTGTTTCATTTGCCTTCGTTGTGTTTTCCTGAGCGGATGCCTGTTCGTTGGCAGTGGTCGTACAGCCAGCTAACAGCATGGTTGTGACGGACAGAGCAAACAACGGTTGAATGATATTTTTCACTTTTCTTCTCCTCTTTACTGTAGAATTTTATGGTAGTATGAAAGCGATTCAATGGTTTTTACATCATTTGGGTCTTCCCTTTCTTGCCTTGAGAAAATCTTTAATTAGAGGATTTCTTCACTTATATCCCACCAGCCTTCATTTGCGCAAATACTACGGCTGACTCATTTGTATGCCTTCTCCATATCATATGACTGTTGCCTTTGCCCCAATAGTCCCTTAGCAAATATTCCGGCTCACCCAGTTTCTTTTTCCACACATATTGTGCATTGGAATATCCGCTGTCCAAACAAAATGATTGGATTCCTCGGCTTTGCAGGGTAAGCTGCATGATTTGAAATAGGAGAGACCCTATTCCTTGTCTTTGGTAGTCTGGATCAACAAATACCGTCCCGATTTCAAACCACCCTTTCAGCTCTCCATTTGTGCATGCAAGAATCAACTCACTTGCAGGACCATACTCAATGCAGCCGATTACTTTATTCTTTTTATAATCATTGGCCAGCCAAAAAAATCGATCCTTACCATTACTCTTAAAGTCAGATTCCAAGTAACTTTTCTTGGTTTCAATTTCGTTTTTTATATCTTCCTTCATTTTTGATAAACCTTCACGGGCAAATGTATCCCTGATCACCTTACTAAAGAATTGATACAAATCTTCCTTATCAGCAAGTACAGGTCTTCTGACTTCTATTTCACTCACTCGTCACTCCCCCTTTGCTCACGGTTAATTAAACTTTAGTGGCAGGCTCATCATCACTGTCCTCCTATTAAACCCTAACTTTTCATAGAGTTTAATGGCATGATTCCCTTCATAAGCATTTAAATGAATCTCCGCATATCCTTCATTTTTTAAATGATCAATTCCTTCTCCTATTAACCTTTTGGAAATTCCTTTCCCTCTAAACTCCTCAAGAACATATAATTCATAAATAAATCCATTTACTTCATCATTAAATTGGTTTTTAACTGATCCAATTAGAATCCAACCCATGATTTGATGGTTTTCTATTGCTGCTAAGTAATAGCTTCCTTTTTCTATAAGCATTAGAATGATCTGTTCCAGTCTTTCCTGATTGGATTCTATTTGTCCCAGCGTGCCTTCATACAGAGATTGAGGGGAAAGCGATAGAATTTGTGTAAGCTCGTATTCGTTTGGTTTTCTTATATCCATAAATAGTATCCATTCCTCTCTCTTTTAATTAGATAAACGCTTTGATTAAGTCAAACAGAAATACCTCTTCTCATTTAAAGAAAACAAATGAAAAGACCTCATATCTATTTCCTCATGCCTATACAACTTCACTCCATCCTCCAAACCAAATAAGTTTTTAGGGAGGATTGGAGTTGAATTTAACAAACCTCATATAAAGATTTGTTTTTTTTCATATTCTTCAAAAAGGCGGCGTATTCCTCTTTCTTTAGTAAACACCTATACGAAAAGGGCTGCTCTGTCGCAGCCCTCCATTTATATATTGCGTATTCCATTTCCAAATGACAATGAACGTTATTTACTTTCTTTCCAGAACAGCGAAATAATTCCCTTCATTATCAGCGAAGTTAAATACCCTGCCAGATGGCATCGTAACAATCTCACCTACTGTCACACTTTTATCTAAAAAATCTTTATAGAGTGAGTCCAGATCATCAGAAAAAAGCAATAATGAAGGTGCAGAAAGATTAAGTTCTGGTGACATTTCGGCAATGAGTGCCTTATTGTGAAGAATTATGCTCGTTTCGGCTTCTTTTGAAGGTGCGAGCTCTATCCATCTAAACCCCTGCCCATTATCTTCAACTGTCACCAAGCTAAAACCCGCTTTTTCAATCCAAAATTTCATTGATTCATCCTGATCATTTACATATAGCATTATCTGGCCAATTCTATTAATCATTTTAGCTCTCCGTTCTTAATATTAAACCGCTTTCATAAACTGCTGTATTTTAACTAAGCTATTAAATATTTTTTCCTATTATATACTATTGCACTATTAAAGCACAATGTTGATAAGAATGGATTCCCAAGACTCCTGTGGGTCAAGCCAGAAAAGGGAGACCCCGCCGCAAGAAGGCTTCCGGACGCCCACAGAAAGCGAGTACCTGGAGCGTAAATCATCTAACAAGAAGAACAGAGCCTTATTATTAATAACGGTGCTGGCAAATTTCTTACTAAGGATGTATCTCAAAAGAATTGATTAGGATTTGCACCGTCCCTAATTCTCGTCAATTTGCGGGAGGCGGATCTGAAAGGTTGTCCCTTCTCCAATTTTACTCTCTACATGGATTGTTCCTTTGTGGATATCAATAATTGATTTTGTTATAGCAAGTCCAAGTCCAGCTCCTCCGAACTTGCGCGAGCGTGATGAATCGACCCGGTAAAATCTCTCAAATAGGTGGGAGAGATGTTCCTCAGATATTCCGCTGCCGTTGTCTTCAACCTCCAGGACAACACCATTGGACTCCTTTTTTAATGTAATCATAATGATACCCTTTTCCGGATTGGTGTGCTGCACTGCATTATGGTACAAATTCAGAATAACCTGTTTCATTTTGTCTCGATCCATTTTCATTTTTACATGCGGTGCAATGGAAAAGATCACATTTCTTTCGCCTGCAAGCAATCGAAGCTGCGATTCCATTTCATTAATTAATTCATCCAGGTATCCTTCCTCCATTTCAATGGCTGGAATGCGATCAAGCTTAGCCAATAATAAAAGATTCTGAACCAATTTGTTTACACGTTCTGATTCACCCAGCATCGTTTTCAAGACTTTTTTCAATTGTTCCGGCCGGGTAACCGCTCCTCGAAGCAGAATTTCCAAAAATCCATGAATGGATGTCAAAGGAGTCCGAAGTTCATGCGAAGCATCAGCGATGAAACGCCGCATCTGCTCCTTTGCTTCCTTTTCTCCTTCAAAAGAGATTTGAAGTCTTTCCAGCATCCCATTAAAGGAGTCCGCCAAGCGGTCAATTTCAAGCTGTCCCTGATGGGCTGGCACTCTTATATTTAAATTGCCTGAATTGATTTGTTCTACCTTGTTTCCCATATTTGATAAAGGAATAAGCGTACGGCGCAGAACAGGCAAAAAAGTAAGCAGCCCCAGCACGAGCGATATGCAGGACAAGGATATATAAATGATGATTTGGCTGGTCAGAATATCTTTCAATGGACCTGTATCAGAACTCAATTGAATGACACCCTGCAGGTTACCCTGAAATCTTAGGGGCTGAAGAACGATTAATTGATTCTGTCCCTGCTTGTCTTTTACTACCTTGTAAATTAATTTTTGATTTGAATGGCTTACATCCATATAATCCTGTTTGGGTAATGCAGGAATCGAGTCGCCTTGAGGATTTTTTGTTAAAAGTATACGTTTTCCACTCCCGTCCGAACTCACATACATCATGCTAACACCAGGAGAAAAAATCATTGGATGATTAGGCCTGTTTTCCTCTGAAGAAAGAATGTTTTCCATAAGTATCATCTGAGGGATGGAAAAAAACTGACTTTGTAAACTCATCGCTTTATTTTGATATAAAAAGTGTTTCATGAACATAAATTGCAAAAGTCCGATCAGAAGCAATAAACCCGCTAGGATAAATAACGAACGTGACAGGAGCTGCAGGCGGAGTGACTGAAAGAAAACGTAACGTCTTCCCTTTGCTGTTTTTCCACTTGTCATGGAATATCCACCCGATACCCTGCACCGCGGAGAGTCCGAATCAATCGGTGCTCCTTATCGTTCAGCTTATCTCTTAAAGAACGGATATACACTTCTACAATATTTTCTTCACCACCAAAGTCATAGCCCCATACTTTATCTAAAATATGCGGTTTTGAGAGAACAAGCCCATGATTAATGACTAAAAATTTGAGAAGTACAAATTCCGTTGCAGAAAGCTCCAAAATTCTGTTTTGATAAATAATTTCTTTCCGCCTGTCGTTGATACGGAATGGGCCAATTAATACTTCATCCAGTAAATGTGGAAAATGATTTCGGATTCGGGCATGTATGCGCGCAAGCAATTCTTCAAAACTGAAAGGTTTAATCATATAATCATCGGCCCCAAGTGTCAGGCCTTTCACACGATCATCCACTTCGTCCTTGGCTGTTAACATGATGATTGCCATATTCCCCATTTTTTTAAGCATTTTACATACTTCAAAGCCATTCATTCCATGCATCATCACATCAAGGATGGCGATATGCGGCTGGAACTGTTTTGCGAGGTTAACGCCAGTCAGACCATCCGGGGCAGTCTGTACATCAAAGCCTTCACTTTGCAGTCCTAATTCCAAAAATTCCAGTATGGATGGTTCATCATCTATTAACAAAATCTTAATTCCCTTTATTTGCATGAATCGTGTTCTCCTCATTTTGCAGCTTTTAACCTTATTATATCTCTATTATTTACTCTTGGCTTGAACTGAACTGAATGGAAGCTGAAAACCAGCCGAAAATTTAAAGGGCACAATGATTAACCATTCCTTCCATTACGGTTAATCTACTACACTTGCTTTTTTAAAAAAAGCTATGTTTTAAATCAATGTTAAAAATTGATATGTTTTTTGGCGGTATCCTATAATTAAACCACATTCATAGAATAGGAGGTCATAAAAGGCAAGTATACCAACTTTAAGTTCAGATATTCAGAAACTATCCCTAACCCAGCATGAGCAATTATTTTGTTACTTGGAGGAAATTCTTGTAATAGGTTCACAAGTAAATCAAGTTACACAGGAAGTTAAGGAATTAGATTTGCCAAGGGAAAAGTCTGCCCTCATTGTAATGCTGAAACTGTGTTCAGAAGCGGAAAGTATAAAGGGAAACAACGATATATATGCAAATCCTGTAATAAGACTGACTTTACAAACTCTGCTACTTATAAGAGTAAGTAAACTTTAGATAAATGGCTTAAATATGCTAAA is a genomic window containing:
- a CDS encoding VOC family protein, whose translation is MINRIGQIMLYVNDQDESMKFWIEKAGFSLVTVEDNGQGFRWIELAPSKEAETSIILHNKALIAEMSPELNLSAPSLLLFSDDLDSLYKDFLDKSVTVGEIVTMPSGRVFNFADNEGNYFAVLERK
- a CDS encoding DUF2711 family protein, producing the protein MLEYIQFNNTSSILKQLPEPFESAAILLHPFVKMPDGWEDTKREYPYQIIYPSDEEILSFGTPVMWRTVMDKCQISTYEDMELALKTALGALGKEQAREDLKDQLNSIYRPNLYIPVEDSLPALLLKDILSVLGSKEAKTILFSEPIYHRNGKLVIQDTTPLEICNITDRELLLTDENNDFAFMSVYDSCFTLFLAKEKNISSIIESMNWEAILCNKDTFLDWFLPKSI
- a CDS encoding GNAT family N-acetyltransferase; the encoded protein is MDIRKPNEYELTQILSLSPQSLYEGTLGQIESNQERLEQIILMLIEKGSYYLAAIENHQIMGWILIGSVKNQFNDEVNGFIYELYVLEEFRGKGISKRLIGEGIDHLKNEGYAEIHLNAYEGNHAIKLYEKLGFNRRTVMMSLPLKFN
- a CDS encoding O-methyltransferase — translated: MFEKILYNNRKNNLPEIDVSPTQGKFLSMLAKIKGAKNILEIGTLGGYSTIWLAQALPEDGSLITLEFNPAHVKVAQENIKMAGVEDKVTIIEGSALDTLPTLHHKQAEGFDFIFIDADKPNNPHYIKWVLQLASPGALIIADNVVRDGKVVNEDSEDANIQGIREFIDILSSDTRIDSVGIQTVGLKGYDGFIISRVK
- a CDS encoding response regulator transcription factor, which codes for MQIKGIKILLIDDEPSILEFLELGLQSEGFDVQTAPDGLTGVNLAKQFQPHIAILDVMMHGMNGFEVCKMLKKMGNMAIIMLTAKDEVDDRVKGLTLGADDYMIKPFSFEELLARIHARIRNHFPHLLDEVLIGPFRINDRRKEIIYQNRILELSATEFVLLKFLVINHGLVLSKPHILDKVWGYDFGGEENIVEVYIRSLRDKLNDKEHRLIRTLRGAGYRVDIP
- a CDS encoding GNAT family N-acetyltransferase, translated to MSEIEVRRPVLADKEDLYQFFSKVIRDTFAREGLSKMKEDIKNEIETKKSYLESDFKSNGKDRFFWLANDYKKNKVIGCIEYGPASELILACTNGELKGWFEIGTVFVDPDYQRQGIGSLLFQIMQLTLQSRGIQSFCLDSGYSNAQYVWKKKLGEPEYLLRDYWGKGNSHMIWRRHTNESAVVFAQMKAGGI
- a CDS encoding sensor histidine kinase — its product is MTSGKTAKGRRYVFFQSLRLQLLSRSLFILAGLLLLIGLLQFMFMKHFLYQNKAMSLQSQFFSIPQMILMENILSSEENRPNHPMIFSPGVSMMYVSSDGSGKRILLTKNPQGDSIPALPKQDYMDVSHSNQKLIYKVVKDKQGQNQLIVLQPLRFQGNLQGVIQLSSDTGPLKDILTSQIIIYISLSCISLVLGLLTFLPVLRRTLIPLSNMGNKVEQINSGNLNIRVPAHQGQLEIDRLADSFNGMLERLQISFEGEKEAKEQMRRFIADASHELRTPLTSIHGFLEILLRGAVTRPEQLKKVLKTMLGESERVNKLVQNLLLLAKLDRIPAIEMEEGYLDELINEMESQLRLLAGERNVIFSIAPHVKMKMDRDKMKQVILNLYHNAVQHTNPEKGIIMITLKKESNGVVLEVEDNGSGISEEHLSHLFERFYRVDSSRSRKFGGAGLGLAITKSIIDIHKGTIHVESKIGEGTTFQIRLPQIDEN